The window ACCGCAGCCCTGGCAGATTTCGTCATAGAGGGTAGTGCAGACGCCAATGCAGGGAGAGTCAGAGGCATCATCACCAACGGCTAAAGAATTGGCTCCAGCTTGCTCTGGCGTGTTGTTATTCGATATGGTCATGCCAGTACTTTAGACGATTTCAAGGGAATGTGTTGCTCGAGCTCATCTACGTATGCCGCCATGCCTTCATGCTCACGTTCTAAGAAGCGCT is drawn from Polynucleobacter arcticus and contains these coding sequences:
- a CDS encoding DUF1289 domain-containing protein, which codes for MTISNNNTPEQAGANSLAVGDDASDSPCIGVCTTLYDEICQGCGRTLGEVSNWVFFSQEEKDSVWKRIRADGTAMRFQRQVKNT